The Candidatus Manganitrophaceae bacterium genome contains the following window.
TCATCGTAGATTCTCCTCCTAAATTACTATATTGGAAAATTCTACTTCTGAGCACCTTTATATTTAGGGAGGATTACCTAAGCGCTGCTTTCCTTCCGAAATCGCCTCGTTTGTCGCAAACAAGATCTTGGCCTGGAGGAGAATGGTCTGGCCCAAACGTTCTTCCCCTCGACCAATTTCCTTAGAGGCCTTCACCAACATTGCCGCATGGTTACGAATCGCCAGACCGAGGCCTTCCTGATCCCTTCCTAACACCTCCGCTGCCCGACGCTGCCGGACTGAATTCTCCAGGATCGCTCTGCCAAGTTGTTCCTGCGCGCTCCGAAATAAAACGCTCCCTTATGGAAACCGATGACTTGTCACAATCGCCAAGCCCATCTCCTCTTGACCTTTCCCGATCTCCTGAGCAAGCTTCAGCTGTAAGGTTGTACTCTTAATCATCACCTCATCAAGTCCGGCACGAACCGATTCTATCTTGTCAGCCATGCTGAGTTTCAATGATGCCTGATCACGAATAACCGCACCCAAGTCCTGCTGAATCTGTCCCAGGCGATCCATCTGCTCGAATAGATTCGCAGTATTCTCCTGAACAATCTCGACGATCTCGTCCTGGCTCTCCTCGATCCGTCCTATAAAAAGGGTCTGCTTTGTCTCTTCTGAAGAAAGGGACACCTGACGCAGACCTCCTCGTTCAGATCTCATTCCATCACGCAGTTCACTCCCCAGAACCCACGGTCCGGACATGAGGAAGAAGACGACAAGCGATGTCCCAAAAACCATTCCCTTCATTAACTGTTTCATAGGTAATCACCTCCTTTTTTCCCGTATGACTCTCTCCGAGGATAGACCTCTCCTTTCATCACGCGAATGCACGGAAACCGGTCAAGTCATGGCCGATAATCAACTTCTGTATCTGGGAGGTCCCTTCATAGATCGTTGCCGCCTTGGAGTCACGATAATAACGAGCAACCCTCGTTTCATCGAGGTAGCCGGATGCGCCAAAGAGTTGTACGGCGTCACTAGCCGCCCGCACGGCGGCTTCGGACGAAAAATATTTTGCGATCGACACCTCGACCGTGTCTTTTATACCTTTATTCTTGAGGAGTCCGGCGCGATAGACCAGGAAGCGTGCCGCATCGGCGTCCACCTTCATCCGCGCAAGCATGTCCTGAACCAATTGAAAACTTCCGATCGGCCGACCAAACTGCTCCGGCACTTGACATAGTCGACAGAAGCCTCAAGACATCCTTCCAGGATACCCACACACCCTGCAGCAACACTATAGCGCCCCTGGTCCAGTGCAGACATGGCCACCTCAAATCCCTCACCCACCTTACCGAGAAGATTCTGTTCAGAAACAGGGGTCCTTTCAAAAAGAATCTCTGCAGTATCGGAGGCACGAAGGCCCAACTTTCCCGTTATCGGCGCCGAGGTAAAGAGGCTTTCCTTCCGCTCCACCAAGAATGCAGCCAGTCCTTTGTGTCTCATCGCGGGATCGGTTTGGACAATGACCAGGGCAAGATCGGCAATACCGCCGTTAGTGATGAAGGTCTTCGTTCCCGATAAAAACCACCGCTTCCCATCCCGAACAGCGCGTGTCGTCAGCCCGGCAGTATCACTCCCTGCCCCGGACTCCGTCAGGCCAAAAGATCCAATCATTTCTCCCCGGCAGAGACGGGGAAGATACTTCTCTTTCTGTTCCTCTGTCCCCCACTTGAGGATAGAGAGGGCCACCAGCGAAATCTGAACAGACAGTGCAGACCGGAAAGAGGAAGAGGCCCGTCCGATCTCCTCGAGGAGGAGGGCATATGCAATATAGTCGAGTCCGCCACCACCATACTTTATCGGGATGGGTCCTCCCAAAAGACCCTCGCGCCCCATTCGGACAAAAATCTCCCTGGGGAAAGCTTCCCTGCGCTCATACTCTCCAATGACCGGAGTAATTTCGCGATCAACAAACCGACGCGCCGCCGCTCTAGCCATTCTCTGTTCATCAGACAATTCAAGATCCATCATTCATCCTCAATAACCGGCAATAAATGCACCTCCCACGCTATGCCATTAGGCGACCCTGATCCCCGGAACCCTCTCTCCGATTGCCTTCAGGGCCTCGATCAGACCGGATGCCTCTTTTCGATTCAAAGAACGCATCCCCTTTCCACGGTACATTTTTTTGCACAGCCCAGAGAGTCGATGCCCATCCCACCCAATCATTTCTCCCAGGACTCTGATCCATGTCGCCTGCGCCTCCGTCATCCGGTCCTCTGACAATCGTTTCGGTTGACCGGTCTCCACATCAATAAGTTCTCCAATCAAACGGGAGGCCTCTGCTTTGGTCAGGGCACGGATTGACCGCTTTCCTGTCCGCCTGGTGACCCATCCCCTCAACTCCCTCTCAGGGATACAAGCCCGACCGGAAAATCCCCACAGGGCCTTGATCTGTTTCGATGTAATCCTATCCATTGCTCACCGATTCAGAAGACGGGAGCAATCCGAGGGTCGATTCCACATAGCAGGCCAGAATATCCCTCCTCGCCACGATCCCAACCACCTTTCCTCCAGAATCAATAACGGGGACTCGGATCAGGTGTCGTGCCTGAAAGAGTGCAATGATTTCCTCCACCGACATCTCCTCCGTAATCGCTATAGAGGGCTCCGTCATGATCTCTGTCGCAGGCGTCTCTGCCATCTCTTTCCCTTTGAGCATTGCGTTCA
Protein-coding sequences here:
- a CDS encoding CBS domain-containing protein, translated to MRGVGCCAGVKNFMEMTASHLRGRDVPVFEGHVSCHTLAEAIVNGGYGGIPIVNQEYVLIGIVTEYDLLNAMLKGKEMAETPATEIMTEPSIAITEEMSVEEIIALFQARHLIRVPVIDSGGKVVGIVARRDILACYVESTLGLLPSSESVSNG
- a CDS encoding DUF1018 domain-containing protein yields the protein MDRITSKQIKALWGFSGRACIPERELRGWVTRRTGKRSIRALTKAEASRLIGELIDVETGQPKRLSEDRMTEAQATWIRVLGEMIGWDGHRLSGLCKKMYRGKGMRSLNRKEASGLIEALKAIGERVPGIRVA